In Gracilinanus agilis isolate LMUSP501 chromosome 1, AgileGrace, whole genome shotgun sequence, the sequence GGCCAGAGGTATTATGGCGGTACTGAGTTTGTGGATGAATTGGAGATTCTGTGTCAGAAGAGTGCTCTGCAGGTTTATGGCCTGGACCCACAAAGCTGGGGGGTCAATGTTCAGCCATACTCGGGATCTCCTGTGAATTTTGCGGTGTACACAGCCCTAGTGGAACCACATGGGAGGATTATGGGTCTAGACCTGCCTGATGGGGGTCACTTCACCCATGGATTCATGACAGATAAGAAGAAAATCTCTGCCACCTCCATCTTTTTTGAGTCCATGCCCTATAAGGTAAACCCAAATACTGGCTATATTGACTATGACAAACTAGAAGAAAATGCCCGACTCTTTCACCCGAAACTGATCATTGCAGGAGTCAGCTGCTATTCTAGGAACCTGGACTATGCCCGAATGTGGAAGATTGCAGACAGTAATGGAGCGTACCTCATGGTTGACGTGGCCCACATCAGTGGACTAGTGGCTGCTGGAGTAGTCCCCTCTCCCTTTGAACACTGTGATGTAGTGTCCACCACCACACACAAAACCCTTCGGGGCTGTCGGTCTGCCATGATCTTCTATAGGAAAGGAGTGCGCAGCGTGGACCCTAAGACAGGCAAAGAGACGATGTACAATCTGGAGTCACTCATTAATACAGCTGTTTTCCCAGGGCTACAGGGAAGGCCTCACAACCATGCCATTGCAGGAGTTGCTGTAGCCCTGAAGCAAGCCTTGACGCCTGAATTTAAGGCTTATCAGCAACAGGTGGTTGCCAACTGCAGAGCCCTTTCTGCAGCCCTGATGGAGCTGGGTTACCACATTGTAACAGGTGGTTCTGACAACCACTTGATTCTTGTGGACCTACGAGGCAAAGGCACAGATGGAGGAAGAGCTGAGAGGGTGCTAGAAGCTTGCTCTATTGCTTGTAACAAGAATACCTGCCCAGGAGACAAAAGTGCATTAAGACCCAGTGGACTGAGACTAGGAACCCCAGCTCTGACCTCCCAGGGACTACTAGAAAAAGATTTCTACCAAGTAGCCCTCTTTATTCATGAAGGAATAGAACTGGCTCTGCAGATTCAAAAAGACCTCGGTCCCCAGGGCACCATGAAAGAATTCAAGGAGAAACTTTTGGGGGATGTGAAGTATCAGGGTGTTATCAAGGCCCTCAAAGACAGGGTGGAGACCTTTGCAGCTATATTCCCTCTGCCTGGAATCCCTGGTTTTTAAAGAGATGCTGGACTCTGTTAGCAATCCATGAGTTTCAAAGTCTGATTGGAAGTATTTAGCCTGAAGGCTACCGAAGTGCCAAAAGCCTCCTTTTGAGAAAAGGAAGGTAGAAAATTATCAATTGGAAGGGGGGAATTGGAAAATTAGACAAAATCTATTCATTTTGAGGGTGGGTGGGTTCTATTTAATGAGCTTTTCTAACATCTGCATTGGAAAAAAATTGCCATTTGGATGTCACTGAGGACTCAGGTGTGTATATCCTTCCAAAGGATGGTGTATAAACCATAAATCTGTTTTATAGTTCATTATTAGTCATTTGGGGATACTTTAATAATTAGGGAACTAATTTTGAGTCTTTCTTATCTCATTTTTGTATAAGATCAGAGTATCCCATAGCCATTTGGCCTTCATTCAAATGGACAATGATGTAATTTTACTTAACCGTCTCTGTCGTGGTCATGACTTCTTTTGGTGGCTCAGAAAACATCCAGGTTAATAACTTGCAAAGGTTACTCAATCCTGGGGATCATGTTATTCAGTGCAATGCAAAAGAAGTGAATGGTGTCCAGTTTAGTTAGAGAGAAAATGGTTGTGAAGCTTCAGTCTGACCAATTTGTGTCAGCTATATCATCAGGTAGAAGGAGCTCAAAGTACCTTATAAATGCTGTCTTTAATCCTTTACCACATTTTGGAGAGGTAGGAGGTAGGTGGGGAATGTGACCTTTATTTCCAGAAGAACAGATCACACATAGGAGTGATCACTCGATCTGGAATTTGGCAACTTACGGCAATGACAGCCTTCTATTCCAATGAGAGGTGTTGATCCACTtcccaaagaaattatttttcaaacagCTGAGTGCAAAACAGTAATGACCATTTTTAATAAGCACAATAAAATTAAACACAGAATGTGACAAGACTGATAGCTTTAAAAATACAACcaaatttgcatttaaaaaatatctgaactcaaataaattaattttttttacagtaaaaaaaaaaatcttggtaaCTGTTGTCTATAGACCCCCAGATTAatccccttccttcctcaatgaatttGATACCTGGTTTACAATTTTTTCTCTCCCTACCAACTCTTGTCTTCATACTAGGGGGCTTCAACATACATCTTGGCACTCCTTCAAATACCTTGACCATATAGTTCTTTAACCTTTTCAGCTCTCATGAACTACTCTTCCATCCCAGCTCAGTCACACATAAAGATAGTCATACTCTTGTTCTTGCCATCACCCAAAAATATACCACTTCCATGTTACCAAATTCTACAACCCCTTTATCTGACCACAATCTattgaattttcatttctccttctgatttcatttatataccCTAATCTTTACTCCATAACCTCCAGT encodes:
- the LOC123230689 gene encoding serine hydroxymethyltransferase, cytosolic-like isoform X1 → MASTVNGENHNVNLWESQKNMLTQSLKDNDIEVYTIIKKESNRQKTGLELIASENFASRAVLEALGSCLNNKYSEGYPGQRYYGGTEFVDELEILCQKSALQVYGLDPQSWGVNVQPYSGSPVNFAVYTALVEPHGRIMGLDLPDGGHFTHGFMTDKKKISATSIFFESMPYKVNPNTGYIDYDKLEENARLFHPKLIIAGVSCYSRNLDYARMWKIADSNGAYLMVDVAHISGLVAAGVVPSPFEHCDVVSTTTHKTLRGCRSAMIFYRKGVRSVDPKTGKETMYNLESLINTAVFPGLQGRPHNHAIAGVAVALKQALTPEFKAYQQQVVANCRALSAALMELGYHIVTGGSDNHLILVDLRGKGTDGGRAERVLEACSIACNKNTCPGDKSALRPSGLRLGTPALTSQGLLEKDFYQVALFIHEGIELALQIQKDLGPQGTMKEFKEKLLGDVKYQGVIKALKDRVETFAAIFPLPGIPGF
- the LOC123230689 gene encoding serine hydroxymethyltransferase, cytosolic-like isoform X2; protein product: MASTVNGENHNVNLWESQKNMLTQSLKDNDIEVYTIIKKESNRQKTGLELIASENFASRAVLEALGSCLNNKYSEGYPGQRYYGGTEFVDELEILCQKSALQVYGLDPQSWGVNVQPYSGSPVNFAVYTALVEPHGRIMGLDLPDGGHFTHGFMTDKKKISATSIFFESMPYKVNPNTGYIDYDKLEENARLFHPKLIIAGVSCYSRNLDYARMWKIADSNGAYLMVDVAHISGLVAAGVVPSPFEHCDVVSTTTHKTLRGCRSAMIFYRKGVLAVALKQALTPEFKAYQQQVVANCRALSAALMELGYHIVTGGSDNHLILVDLRGKGTDGGRAERVLEACSIACNKNTCPGDKSALRPSGLRLGTPALTSQGLLEKDFYQVALFIHEGIELALQIQKDLGPQGTMKEFKEKLLGDVKYQGVIKALKDRVETFAAIFPLPGIPGF